From the genome of Streptomyces xanthophaeus:
GGGCCGGGCAGCAGGTCCAGCACCAGTTCGCCGGCCCGGGCCAACTCCTCGGCCTGGGAGATCCGCTGCGGTGGCAGCAACTCTGCCGTGCGGGACTCGATCTCCCGCCGCACCTCCGGGTCCAGCTCCGGGGCGTGTTCCAGGCAGGCCGCCGCCAGGAGGACCAGCCGGCTGCGGGCGCCCTTGACCTTGTCGGCCCGGCGGAGCAGGCCCCGCAGCAGGCGGGCGCGTTCGTCCGGGCGGGCGTGGCCCACCGCCATGCGGACCACGTCGTCCCAGGAGTCGTCGTGGGCATTCTTGACCAGGACGCCGAAGTCCCGGCTCTCCACCGCCGCCTTGGCCCCCAGGTAGTCCTGGAAGGTGCGGTGGACGAAGACCACCGCACCCGGGGTCGGCTCCAGCAGCAGGCCGCTGCGGATCAGCAGGTGCGCGAAGACCTGCTCGGCCCCGCCCTGCGCCCGCACCTGCGGCATCGCCTCCAGCCACGCGCCCACCATCTCGACGGCCTCGTCCCGGCCCGCCTCCAACTGCCCGTTGCGGATCAACCAGTACGCGAACCGCTGGAGCAGCGCGACCTGCTCCTCCCGGGTCAGGTAGACCCCCTCGACCCCGCAGATCTCCCGCTCCGTGTCCCGCCGGACCAGCAGCATGTCCAGCGCCGCGTCGTACAGCTCCTTGCGGGCCCGCGGGAGCTGCATCCGCCGGTCCTGGTTCAGGGCGCAGAGCAGCGCGCACATCAGCGGATTGGTCGCCAGCCGGGCCAGATCCCGCCGGGAGGACACCGCTTCCAGCAGCGACGCCTCGTACGCGTCGACCTCCTGCCCCTGCGCCCGCGCGGCCGCGTGCCAGTGCTCCACGAAGGCCCGGATGTCCCGCCGGTCCATCGGCAGCATCGTGTGCGTGGCGAACCCGAGGCCCGCGAGCCAGTCCTCCGGGACCGCCGACGGGCGGGTGGTCACCACGTACCGTGCCTGCGGGAAGGCGGAGATCAGCGAGCGCAGCCAGGTCTCCGTGCGGGTACGCAGCCGTTGCGGGACCTCGTCCACACCGTCCACCAGGACCAGCGCCCGGCCGCTCAGCATGAGGTCCTCGACCCAGCCCGAGGGGGCGGACAGCGGTACGCCGCCCGCGCGGAGGAAGTCCTCCGGCAGGGGCAGGTCGCCCGACGCGGTGAAGGAGCGCAGTCGCAGCACGAACGGCACGCACGTGCTCCACGGGCCGTCGGTCTGCCGGGCGGCGTTCAGGGCCAGCCACTGGACCAGGGTGGACTTGCCCGAGCCCGCCGGGCCGCGCAGCAGGATTCGGTCCGCGGAGGCGAGGGCCTGCTCGGCCCTGACCTGGGTCCGGTGGATCTCCGGCTCGCCGGGCAGCAACGGCTGCTCACCGCTGACCGCGAGGCTGATGTACGCCACGTCCAGGGGCCATTCCTGGCGGGAGCGGCTGAGGGTGAGGCCGAACAGCTGGAGGCGTCCGTGGGCGCGGGCGATGTACTGCGCGTAGCGCTCCTCGAAGGCGTACGCCGACCCGTCCGCGCCTTCCTGAAGCCGGTCCAGCGAACGCGCCAGCTCGCCCGTCCGCCGGACCAGTTCCACCTCCGCCCGGGCCCCGAAGCCCGGCAGGGTCGTCACGTACTCCACCGCGTGGGCGCAGCACAGCCGGATCAGCCGTGCGTACAGGGCGTCCGCCGCGGGGCCGAGGCCCGCCGGGGGGCCGGGGAGGGCCGCCGCCAGGGCCGCCGGGTCGAGGTCCGCCGCGAAGAGGGACTCCGCGTCCAGGGGGCCGAGCGCCGCGAACGCGTCTCCGACCGCGTCCAGCGCCGCCAGACGCTCGTGCTCGGGCAGCACCGCGGCCTCCGGGCCGAGGCGCTCCGCCAGGGCTCGGGTCAGGCGCCGCATCTCGCCGTCGCCGAGTTCGGCCCGGGGCTTGCGCCAGCGCGGGGCCGGCCGGGCCGGGTCGGCCACCAGGCCCGCCCCCGGGGCCCGGGCCAGGAGGGACTTCACCAGCGTCCCCGCCGCCGTCCCCGCCACCCGTAGGAGAACCGTCTCCAAGCCCGTCATGCCCCGCCCTCCCCTTGGTCCGGACATCATCTCGTGAACCGCCGGTAACCCCGATGGATACCGATCGGTAACAACCCCTAGCGGCACCCCCGAGAGCGCCTCTATGGTGCGGGACATGCCGAACCTGCCCGATGTCGTGCTGTGGTCCATACCTGCCTTCGTGCTGCTCACCGTCATCGAGGTGGTGAGCTACCGGCTCCATCCCGACGAGGACGCCGCCGGCTACGACACCAAGGACGCCGCCACGAGCATCACCATGGGGCTCGGCAGTATCGGCTTCGACCTGCTCTGGAAGATCCCGGTCGTCGCCGTCTTCACCGCGGTCTACGAACTGACCCCGCTGCGGGTGCCGTTCCTGTGGTGGACCGCCCTGCTGATGCTGCTCGTCCAGGACTTCCTCTACTACTGGCAGCACCGGCTCCACCACGTCATCCGCATCCTGTGGGCCTGCCACGTGGTCCACCACAGCAGCCGGCGGTTCAACCTCACCACCGCCCTGCGCCAGCCCTGGACCAGCGCCACCACCTGGTGGTTCTACCTGCCGATGGTGGCCCTCGGCGTGCACCCGGCGGCGATCCCGTTCTGCTACGGACTCAATCTGCTCTACCAGTTCTGGGTCCACACCGAGCGCATCGGCAAGCTGCCGCGGCCCTACGAGTACGTCTTCAACACCCCCTCCCACCACCGTGTCCACCACGCCTCGCAGGGCGGCTACCTGGACCGCAACTTCGGCGGCATCCTGATCGTCTGGGACCGGATGTTCGGTTCCTGGGTGGGGGAGACGGACAAGCCCGTCTACGGGCTCACCAAGAACATCGGCACCCACAACCCGCTGCGGGTGGCCACCCACGAGTACGCGGCCATCGCCCGGGACGTGCGCGCCGCCGGGAGCTGGCGCCAGCGGGCCGGACACGTCTTCCGCGGCCCCGGCTGGCAGCCCGCCCCCGCATCAACCCCTGCCCCCGCCCCCGCATCCGCCCCCGCCCCGGCCACCGGCTCCGCAGCCGACCCCGCCGCCCCGGCCGTACAGGAGAGCACCGCGTGAGCACCGCCGAGTCCCCGGGCCGACCCGCCCCCGCCTGGGCGGCGGACCAGGTGCCGGCCGGCCGTCCGCGCCTCGGCCGGATCGCCCTCGTGGCCTTCGCCGTGGCCGCCGCCGTCGACCTCGGCTCGCTGCTCGCCGGCTGGCACCTCGGGCACGTCATCGCCAAACCGCTGCTGATGCCGCTGCTCGTGACCCACATGGCCACCCGCGGCGCCCCTCGGCTGCTGCTCGCCGCCCTGCTGTTCGGCTGGGGCGGGGACCTGGCCCTGCTCTTCGACGCCGAGCCCGCCTTCCTCGTGGGCATGGGCTCCTTCGCCGTCGGGCACGTCTGCTACCTCGTCCTCTTCGGCAAGCGGCCCGCGAACCCGCTGGTCGGGGGCGCGTACGCGCTCGCCCTCCTCGGCACCGTCGCCCTGCTGTGGTCCGATCTGCCGGCCGACCTGCGGATCCCGGTGGCCGGCTACAGCCTGCTGCTCACCGCCATGGCGTTCCGCTCCAGCGCTCTCGGCCTGCGGGCCGGGATCGGCGGCGCGCTGTTCCTGCTCTCCGACACCCTCATCGCCACGGCCGTCGCAGAATGGCCCCAGCTGCCCCGGCCGGACTTCTGGATCATGGCCACGTACCTCGCCGCCCAGTACCTGCTGGCCACTGGCGCGACCTCCCGGGAAGCAGGCGTACGGTAGGACGGTTCCACAGTCGTACAAGACTGAACGATCCCGAACCGGAGGACTGCACCACCATGCGCGCCACCGTCATCCACGCCCCGCACGACATACGCGTGGAGGAGGTGCCCGACGCTGCGATCCAGCGCCCCGAGGACGCCGTCGTCCGCGTCCTGCGTGCCTGTATCTGCGGCAGCGACCTGTGGGCCTACCGCGGCGAGGCCGAGCGTCAGCCCGGCCAGCGCATCGGCCACGAGTTCCTGGGCATCGTCGAGGAGACCGGCTCCGCCGTGTCCGGCCTGCGGGCCGGCGACCTCGTCGTCGCCCCCTTCATGTGGTCGGACGGCACCTGCGAGTACTGCGCCGAGGGGCTCTTCACCTCCTGCGAGCACGGCGGCTTCTGGGGCTCGGTCGGCCACGACGGAGGCCAGGGCGAGGCCGTCCGCGTCCCGCACGCCGACGGCACCCTGGTGAAGCTGCCCGCCGAGGCCGTTTCCGACGACCACCTGCTGACCGGGCTGCTCGCGCTGTCCGACGTCATGGGCACCGGCCACCACGCGGCGCTGGGCGCCGGCGTGCGCGAGGGCTCCACGGTCGCCGTCGTCGGCGACGGCGCGGTCGGCCTGTGCGGCGTCCTCGCCGCCAAGCGCCTGGGCGCCGAGCGGATCATCGCCCTGGGCCGCCACACCGTACGGACGGACATCGCGAAGCTCTTCGGGGCCACCGACGTCGTCGCCGAGCGCGGCGAGGCCGCCGAGGCGGCCGTGCGCGAGCTCCTCGGCGGCCGGGGCGCGCACGCGGTCATCGAGGCGGTCGGCACCGAGCAGTCGATGCGCACCGCCGTGAACATCACCCGCGACGGTGGGGCCATCGGTTACGTCGGCGTCCCGCACGGCAGCGGCACCGGCCTCGACCTCGGCGTCATGTTCGACCGCAACATCACCCTGCGCGGCGGCGTGGCCCCGGTCCGCGCGTACATCCCGGAGCTGCTGAAGGACGTGCTCAGCGGCGCGATCGACCCGGCTCCCGTCTTCGACCGGACCGTGTCGCTGGACGAGGTTCCGGACGGCTACCGGTCGATGGACGACCGCAGCGCGCTCAAGGTGATGATCAAGCCCTGACCTGCGGAACGAATAAGCGAATAAGCGAATGAGCTGATGAGCTGATGAGCTGATGAACGAAAGGACGGGCCGGGCGGGTGATCCCCGCCCGGCCCGTCCACCTCGTTCCGGCGGCCGTTACTTCACGGCCTTGAGCGCGTCGATCACGCCGTAGCCGTAGTAGCCCGTCTGCCCCCACTTGCTCCGGCAGGTGGTGGCGTCGGTCAGGGTGCCTTCGGCGTTGTATATCTGCGTCGGGCAGGCCGCCTTCGCGGACTGGGCCTTCAGCATCGCCTGGAGCTGCGAGGGCGTGGCCGACGGGTGGGCGCTCTTGAGGAGCGCCGCCACGCCCGCGACGTGCGGGGCGGCCATCGAGGTGCCCTGCTTGTAGCCGTAGCCCCCGCCCGGGACGGTCGACAGCACGCGCCCGTTGGCGTCCGGGGTGTCCGGGACCTGCCACTTGTCGCCGCCGGGGGCGGCGACGTCCACGACCCCGAGGCCGTAGCTGGAATAGTACGAGCGCAGGCCCTTGTCGCCGGTCGCGGAGACGGTGACCACACCCGGCAGCTGCGTGGGCAGGTCCAGGCAGACCTTGGGGTCGATGGTGCGCGGCACCGGAGTGGTGTCGT
Proteins encoded in this window:
- a CDS encoding NACHT domain-containing protein, with product MTGLETVLLRVAGTAAGTLVKSLLARAPGAGLVADPARPAPRWRKPRAELGDGEMRRLTRALAERLGPEAAVLPEHERLAALDAVGDAFAALGPLDAESLFAADLDPAALAAALPGPPAGLGPAADALYARLIRLCCAHAVEYVTTLPGFGARAEVELVRRTGELARSLDRLQEGADGSAYAFEERYAQYIARAHGRLQLFGLTLSRSRQEWPLDVAYISLAVSGEQPLLPGEPEIHRTQVRAEQALASADRILLRGPAGSGKSTLVQWLALNAARQTDGPWSTCVPFVLRLRSFTASGDLPLPEDFLRAGGVPLSAPSGWVEDLMLSGRALVLVDGVDEVPQRLRTRTETWLRSLISAFPQARYVVTTRPSAVPEDWLAGLGFATHTMLPMDRRDIRAFVEHWHAAARAQGQEVDAYEASLLEAVSSRRDLARLATNPLMCALLCALNQDRRMQLPRARKELYDAALDMLLVRRDTEREICGVEGVYLTREEQVALLQRFAYWLIRNGQLEAGRDEAVEMVGAWLEAMPQVRAQGGAEQVFAHLLIRSGLLLEPTPGAVVFVHRTFQDYLGAKAAVESRDFGVLVKNAHDDSWDDVVRMAVGHARPDERARLLRGLLRRADKVKGARSRLVLLAAACLEHAPELDPEVRREIESRTAELLPPQRISQAEELARAGELVLDLLPGPHDLSEAEAAAVVHTASGVGGPQALAVVARFRADARETVRSQLAAGWQSFDRAEYVDAVLTEADLSSTYLTVETSEELAQLDRLPGVRWLTLRGGLGIPGAVTRRPGLEGLSLQEDGLLTDLSPLSPLDKLGLLSLYDCPGVQSLGPLSGMALRSLVLNRVRAGLPLRPLASMDSLTQLTVAFDTGLPDLAQLPAPDSLRSLGLLEGTSTMHLDGLDRWPDLETLALHGDQLASRLAAQPSVPAFDNLQLLNSAVDPAELVRHEQLTRLFMFRCTLSAGLEPLLALPHLTRLVVSFSAGPVDLSPLAAREDLVVEVYGPNTLLGTELFPPERLRYMS
- a CDS encoding sterol desaturase family protein, with the translated sequence MPNLPDVVLWSIPAFVLLTVIEVVSYRLHPDEDAAGYDTKDAATSITMGLGSIGFDLLWKIPVVAVFTAVYELTPLRVPFLWWTALLMLLVQDFLYYWQHRLHHVIRILWACHVVHHSSRRFNLTTALRQPWTSATTWWFYLPMVALGVHPAAIPFCYGLNLLYQFWVHTERIGKLPRPYEYVFNTPSHHRVHHASQGGYLDRNFGGILIVWDRMFGSWVGETDKPVYGLTKNIGTHNPLRVATHEYAAIARDVRAAGSWRQRAGHVFRGPGWQPAPASTPAPAPASAPAPATGSAADPAAPAVQESTA
- a CDS encoding lysoplasmalogenase; translation: MSTAESPGRPAPAWAADQVPAGRPRLGRIALVAFAVAAAVDLGSLLAGWHLGHVIAKPLLMPLLVTHMATRGAPRLLLAALLFGWGGDLALLFDAEPAFLVGMGSFAVGHVCYLVLFGKRPANPLVGGAYALALLGTVALLWSDLPADLRIPVAGYSLLLTAMAFRSSALGLRAGIGGALFLLSDTLIATAVAEWPQLPRPDFWIMATYLAAQYLLATGATSREAGVR
- a CDS encoding zinc-dependent alcohol dehydrogenase family protein; translated protein: MRATVIHAPHDIRVEEVPDAAIQRPEDAVVRVLRACICGSDLWAYRGEAERQPGQRIGHEFLGIVEETGSAVSGLRAGDLVVAPFMWSDGTCEYCAEGLFTSCEHGGFWGSVGHDGGQGEAVRVPHADGTLVKLPAEAVSDDHLLTGLLALSDVMGTGHHAALGAGVREGSTVAVVGDGAVGLCGVLAAKRLGAERIIALGRHTVRTDIAKLFGATDVVAERGEAAEAAVRELLGGRGAHAVIEAVGTEQSMRTAVNITRDGGAIGYVGVPHGSGTGLDLGVMFDRNITLRGGVAPVRAYIPELLKDVLSGAIDPAPVFDRTVSLDEVPDGYRSMDDRSALKVMIKP